DNA from Balneolaceae bacterium:
AATTCGATGTTATTCAGGATGTTCAGCAGCATGTCACGAAGGTCCTGGCTGACCTGGGCTGTCATACCGCGGTCTTGCGAGAGCTCCTCGATGGCCTGAAGCGTCTGCTCGTTGAGCTCGCGGTTCTCCTGAGACACCTCATAGGAATTTTGGGCGGCCGACTGTGCGCCTTCCGCGGCCTGGCGTGTAGCCTGCATCTCCTCCATCATGTGCCGGTGCATCTGCATGCGCTGGCTGGTCTGATCGCCGCCTCCGAAGCGCAGGCGAATCCCGATGGTATTGGTGAGGAAGTCGTCGTGATCCTTGCCATCGATGTTGGTATGGGACAGATTGGCGTTGGTAAACTCACCGGCATCCTGCGGATAGGTATCTAAGTTATCCGAAAAGGTGCGGTTGTAGGTAATCTGATAGTTCAGGCTCACTTTATCGCTGAGCTCGTAGCTTACGCCCGCCCCGAAGGGAATGGCAAAGGCGCCACTGTTGGTCCCGTTTTCGTGCTTCAACACGTTCACGCCGATGCCGGCGGTCAGGTAGGGCTTCACGCCCAGGTCTTCCCGGAGGATGGACCCGTTGTTGAACTTGAAGCGGGTCATCAGGTTCAGCTGAAAATTGCTGGTCTTGAAGCGCGTGCCACGTATGGCCGGATCGTTGGAGTTGGCCGGATTCACGTAATCCAGCTCCATTTTAGCGGCGCTGAACCCTAGATCCCAGGAGGGGCTCAGGTACTTTGAGAGGCCGATGCTCCAGAGGAAATCGGACTCGGAGGTGCCAAGCAACTCGTTGCCCAGATCTCCGTCATAAGCATGCGAGCCAATCTCCAGGTCCAGACTCCAAGGCTGATCCTGGGTCTGGGCCTCGACGGTGCCTGCGCCAAGTACAAGTATGGTCAGAAATAGTAGAGGTAGAAAACGTTTCATTGTCGTTGATCTTTTATTTTTACGGTGGTGATAGCCTGTTTAAAAAGGCTTATTTCCGGATGTTCGCGTACATTTATAGCTGCGTTGACGTGAAAAGTTTCCGGTTGGTGGAAGTTAATTTGTACATCCCAGCCTAATCATAAACACGCGTTTCCATTTTTTCGTTGGTTTACAAAGATAATAATTTTTTAATTCTACCCTGCTGGCTGTTTCAGACCTATGTAGATGGCAGGTACCCCACCGACGGCTCATGCACCTTCCAGGAACGCAAGCCAGCGACGCTCCATATGCAGCCGCCCGAGCTCCGCAGCCCGCAGGCCGGGAATAGCCTCCAGTTGGTCCAGCCATGCAGCCGCCCGAGCCGATTCGCCGCGGTAGGCCAGTATGTGCACCCATTTCAGCCAGGTATCGAGATGGCGCTGATCGGGTCGGGTGCTGCGTAGAAGATTCTCCACGCGGTCAGCAGCATCCATGTTATCCTGCTCCAGGGCGCGGTCGAGGGCCCGCGCCAGCGTGCGCGTCAAAAGCGTATCCCCCGCTGATTCAGTCCACATCCCGGATCCCTCCCCCTCCATGGGATAGATGCCCCGGTAGACCAGGTTGTTCCAGGCCTCCCACTGACGCCAATCGGAGCGGGTGGCCAGGGCAGGTCCCAGCGCTGAGGCCGCGTTTGTTCGGCCCGGGACTTCGGCAGCCAGGCTCCGGGCATGCAACAGGTGGCGCCGTGCGCCAAGGGTATCCCCTTCTATCAGGAAGGCGTCGGCGTAAATCAGCTGCAATTCGGCCAGGGAGTCGGTAAGCGAAGCCACCGCGCGAACTTCCTCGCCCCGGCCCGCCTGCAGGCTGCGGTAGCTCCACTCGGCCAGGATGGGAAGGGCGCTGTCGCTGAGGGCCACCAGCCGGTCAAGGGAC
Protein-coding regions in this window:
- a CDS encoding DUF6089 family protein encodes the protein MKRFLPLLFLTILVLGAGTVEAQTQDQPWSLDLEIGSHAYDGDLGNELLGTSESDFLWSIGLSKYLSPSWDLGFSAAKMELDYVNPANSNDPAIRGTRFKTSNFQLNLMTRFKFNNGSILREDLGVKPYLTAGIGVNVLKHENGTNSGAFAIPFGAGVSYELSDKVSLNYQITYNRTFSDNLDTYPQDAGEFTNANLSHTNIDGKDHDDFLTNTIGIRLRFGGGDQTSQRMQMHRHMMEEMQATRQAAEGAQSAAQNSYEVSQENRELNEQTLQAIEELSQDRGMTAQVSQDLRDMLLNILNNIEFGYDSSEILANAEDDLELLAEVMTQYEDLRVSVEGHADSRGSEDYNMALSQRRADAVRQFLIDEGVSGNRITATALGESSPELTSGDQETVYGQNRYVRLTFSYAGGS